From Micromonospora echinospora:
CCGGCCGCTGGCGAAGATGGGCATCCGCGCGTCCAACACGGTGGAGCTGGCGTTCGACGAGGTGCGCGTGCCGGTCTCGGCCCGGCTCGGGCCCGAGGGGATCGGCTTCCACACGGCCGTGCACGTGTTGTCCGACGCGCGGATCAGCACCGCGGCCCAGGCGGTGGGCATCGCGCAGCGCGCGTACGACATCGCCGACGAGTTCACCCGGCAGCGGCGTCAGTTCGGCCGGCCGGTGCGGGAGTTCCAGGCCGTGCAGTTGCGGCTCGCCGACATGTACATCGCCGTGGTCACCGCCCGCCTGCTCGTGCAGCGGCTCGCCCGGTTCGTCGACGCGGCGCCGGACGGGAACCGGGCGGTCGAGGCCGCCGCGGCGAAGGTCTACTGCTCCGACGTCGCGATGCGGGTCGCCGGCGACGCCGTACAGCTGATGGGTGGCTACGGCTACATGCGCGAGTTCGAGGCCGAGCGGTGCATGCGCGACGCGAAGATCACGCAGATCTACGACGGCACCAACGACGTCAACCGGCTGGTGCTGGCCCGACAGCTCGCGAAGCGGTCGGCATGACGCCGCTGTCGGGCCGGGTAGCGGTCGTCACCGGCGCCAGCCGCGGGCTCGGCCGGCAGGCCGCCCTGGCGCTGGCCGGCGCCGGCGCCGCCGTGGTGGCCGCCGGCCGCGACCGCGCGGCGCTCGACGAGACGTGCGCGCTCGTCGCGTCGGTGGGCCCCTCGGCCCTGCCGGTGGTGTGCGACGTGACCGACGAGGAGCAGGTGGACGCCCTCACCCGGTCGGCCCTCGACCGGTACGGGCGCATCGACGTGCTGGTCAACAACGCCGGCATCGCGTCGGAGCACAAGGCGCTGGACCTCGACGTCGCGGAGTTCCGCCGGGTCTTGGAGACCAACGTGATCGGCACGTTCCTGCCGGCCCGGGCGGTCGCAGCGCACATGCGTGATCGGGGCGGCGGCGCGGTGGTCAACATCGGGTCGGTGATGGGCCGTTCGGGCACGTCCGGGCTGTCGCACTACGGCGCCAGCAAGGCCGCCGTCTTCCAGCTCACCCGCGGCTGGGCGGTGGAGTGGGCCCGGTACGGCATCCGCGTCAACTGCCTCGCCCTCGGCTACTTCCCGACCGGCATCAACAGGGACCGGCTGGCCGAGGAGGGGGTGGCCGAGCGCGTGCTGGCGCGGGTGCCGGCCCGCCGGTTCGGGGACCCGGCGGAGATCGGGCCGACGGTGGTCCACCTGGCGTCCGACGCCAGCCGCTACATGACCGGGCAGGTCGTCTACCTGGACGGCGGGATGTCCGCACGCTGAGGAGGTACGGGAGATGACGGGACCGTTGACGGGTGTCCGCGTGGTGGAGCTGGCCGGACTGGGACCGGCGCCGTACGGCGTGATGCTCCTGGCCGACCTCGGCGCCGACGTCGTCCGGGTCGACCGGGCCCCGGCGGACCCGGCGGATCTCGGCCGGCTCATGGCCGGCTGCTGGCGGGGCCGGCGGTCGGTGGCGGTGAACCTCAAACACGACGCCGGCCTGCGGATCCTGCTCGACCTCGCCGACAGCGCGGACGTCCTGGTCGAGGGTTTCCGGCCGGGCGTGGCCGAGCGGCTCGGCTTCGGGCCGCAGGTGTGCCTGGCCCGCAATCCGCGCCTCGTCTACGCGCGGATGACCGGCTGGGGGCAGGACGGGCCACTGTCGACCGCGGCCGGTCATGATCTCAACTTCCTCGCCGTCGCCGGCCTGCTGCACGGGATGGGGCGGGCGGACGCGCCGCCTCCACCGCTGCCCGGCTATGTCGGTGACTTCGGTGGCGGCGGGGCCTTCCTGGCGATCGGCGTCCTTGCCGCGCTGCTGGACCGGCGCCGCACCGGGCTGGGCCAGGTGGTCGACGCCTCCGTGCTGGACGGAGCGGCGTCGCTCGGCTCGTTCGTGTACGGCCTGGCCGGGATGGGCGAGTGGACCGACGAGCGGGAGGCCAACCTCAGCGACGGCGGGTGCCCGTTCTACGACACGTACCAGACCGCTGACGGCGGTTACGTGGCGGTCGGGGCGCTGGAGCCGCGCTTCTACGCGGAGATGCTGCACGGGGTCGGCCTGGACCCGGCCGACTGGCCGCAGCACGACCGGACCCGGTGGCCGGCGTTGCGGTCCGCGCTGACCGCGCGGTTCGCGACGTCCACCCGGGACGAGTGGGCGCAGCGGTTCGCGGGGCGGGACGCCTGCGTCAGCCCGGTGCTGCGGTTGGCCGAGGCGCCGAACCATCCGCACAACGTCGCCCGGGGAGTGTTCGAGGAGGCGGCGGGCCGGTGGCAGCCGGCGCCGGCGCCGCGGCTGTCCCGTACCCCGCTCTCGGTCGGTCGGCCGGCGCCGCGGATCGGCGAGCACACCGCCGAGATTCTGACCGAGCTGGGCCGAACGGCGGATGACGTGGCACGTCTTCGGGCGATCGGCACGGTCGGCGAAAACTGAATACTGGACACTGGATACCGTTTTTCCTATGCTCCTGAGGCAGCCCGGTTGAGGCGACGAGTCCGGCCGACAGGGCGATGAGCTGGTGCTCTTCCGCCCGGTGACCTTCGGAGCCGGCCTGGCGAGCGACGGCATCACCCGACGCCTTCCGCGTCGTCCGCCGTCGCGGCCACAGTTTGGAGGCAGCTCATGGTGCGAAAGTCGGTTACGGCGATCGCCCTGTTGGCGTTGGCGCTTGCGGGTTGCACAACCACCTCGAGTGAGGGCGGCGGCACGCAGGTCAGCACACAGGGCGTCACGGACACGGAGATCTACATCCAGGGGTTCGGCCCCATCACCGGTCCGGCCAGCTGGGTCGGCCTCGGCAACCGCGACGGCTTCGCCCTCGCGGTCAAGGAGATCAACGCCGCGGGCGGTGTGCACGGCCGCAAGATCCGGTTCGAGTTCCACGACGACGCGTTCCAGGTCGCGCAGGCCCAGCAGGTCGCGCGGCGCATCATCCAGCAGGACAAGCCCTTCATGGTCTACGCCGGCACGGGCAGCACGACCTTCCTCGCCGTCGCCGACCAGCTGCGGCAGAGCGGACTGCCGGTCTACAACGGCTTCTCCGGCAGCGAGGCCGCCCGCAAGACCCCCGAGGTCGACAACATGTTCCACGGCGAAGCCGTCTCCACCAAGTGGGTCGCGCCCAGCATGGCCGACATGATCGCGGACAACCTCAAGGCCACCCGGGTCGCGATCCTGCACGAGGACGGCGAGTGGGGCCGCACGCTGTGCGCCCAGGTCACGACCGAACTGCAGGGCAAGAGCGGCCTGCAGGTGGTCGCCAACGAGACCTACCCGGCCGCCGGCAACGACTTCACCGGCCAGCTCGTGGCGATCCGCAACGCCAACCCGCAGGTCGTCGTCAACTGCGGCCTGTTCCCGGCCGCGAAGATCATCCTGCGGCAGGCTCGCGAGCTGGGGCTGAAGGCCCAGTTCGTCGGCGACGCGGGACAGGCCAACGCCACCGTCTGGACGGGCAACGAGGCGGCCGCCGAGGACTGGCTGTTCAACTGGTACGAGCCGCAGTTCCTCACCGACACCACCGGCGCGCAGGGCGAGTTCCTGCAGAAGTACAAGGCCGAGTACCCGTCGGCGCCGACCGGGCGGCCCAACCACGCCGACAACTTCTCCTACACCGCGGCCTATCTGCTCAAGGGCGCTCTGGAGAAGGCCGGCAAGGACCTCACGGCGGAGAAGTTCATCGAGGCGCTCGCCGCCGTCAAGGACGCCCGGCCGACGCCGATCAGCCCCAACGTGAGCTGCGCCAACGAACGCCACGAGTGCTTCGTCGACCTGGTCTGGATGCGGATCCAGGGCGGCAAGGCGGTACCGGTGGACGACGCCGGCCTCGCCCAGATCGCCGGCAAGGTCTCCGGCTCCTGAGTCCACCCCTCCCGGGCCCGGCCGCACCGGCCGGGCCCGCGGCGCAAGCGAGGTACTGATGTGACAGTCATCCAACTGCTGGTCAACTCGCTCACGCTCGGCGCGATCTATGCGCTCGTGGCGCTGGGTCTCGTACTGGTCTTCAAGTCCTCCGACCTGGTCAACTTCGGGGCCGGCGACTGGGTGCTCGCCGGCGCGTACATCGCGCTCGCCCTGCTGACCGCCGGCCTGCCCCTCTACCTGGTGCTGATTCTGGCGCCGCTGGGTGGCGCGCTGATGGGGCTGGTCATCGACCGCGCGGTGTTCCGTCGGATCATGAGCGCCTCACCGTGGACGTTCGTCGTAGCGAGCCTCGCGGTCGGTGGGCTGCTGCGCGAGCTCGCCGTCCTGCGCTACCAGTCCAACCACTTCCCGTTCCCGCCGGTGCTGTCCCGCGACCCGGTCGAGGTCCTCGGCGTACGCATCACACCGCAGAACCTGTGGGTGCTCGGGGCGACAGTCGTCGTGGTGATCGCGCTGTTGCTGTTCTTCCGCTACACCACGTACGGGCGCGCGCTGGAGGCGGTCGCGCAGAACCGGGTGGGCGCCCAGATCGTCGGCATCAACCTGAGCCGGGCCCTGATGGTCACCTGGGCACTCGCCGGCGCGGTGAGCGCTGTCGCCGCCGTCCTGATCGCCCCGTCGACAGACGTCTCACCGGAGATCGGCCTGCTGCTGGTGAAGGGATTCGTCGCCGCGGCGCTCGGCGGCCTGGACAGCCTCGAAGGCGCGGTGATGGGCGGCGTCGCGGTGGCGGCGATCGAGACCTTCACCCAGGTCTACCTCAACCAGGCAGCCGTCGACGTGGTCGTCTACGGCCTGCTGCTCGTCGTCATGTGGGTGCGGCCGGCCGGCCTGCTCGGCCGCCGCGTGGTCCGGAGGGTCTGAGCGGATGAGGAACCAGACCGTAGGCAGCACCGAGAAGGCCCCGGCGGCCACCGTCCCCCCGCCGCAGACGGCCGGCGACGGCCGCCTGCCGCGCGCCGCCCGGGCCGTGGCATGGCTCCTCGTCGGAGTCGTCCTGCTGGCGCTCCCGCTGCTGCTACCACCGTTCCGGACCTACCTGGCGACAGTGGTCCTCGTCTACGTCATCGCCGTGGTCGGCCTCAACGTCGTGATGGGCTTCTCCGGGCAGATCTCCATCTCGCACGCGGCGTTCATGGGAGTCGGCGCCTACACCACAGCCGTCCTCATGGGACGCTGGGAGCTGCCCTTCCCGCTCGCCGCGCTGGCCGGCGTCCTGCTCGCCACCCTGCTCGGCTACGTGGTCGGCCTGCCGGCGCTGCGCATCGCGGGCCACTACCTGGCCCTGGCCACGCTGGCGTTCCAGCTCATCGTGCAGAGCGTCATCTTCAACTGGGAATCGGTCACCAACGGGCCACGCGGCATCGCCGTCCCGCCCGCCGTGGTCGGGGTGTTCCCGCTGGCCGACCGCAACCTGTACTACCTCGTCCTCGTCGCCGCGCTGCTCAGCCTGCTCTTCGTGCGCAACGTGGTGCGGTCCCGGGTCGGGCGGGCGTGGCGGGCGATCCGGGACAAGGAGATCGCCGCGTCCGTGTTCGGCGTCGACGTGGCCCGGTTCAAGACGCTCGCCTTCGGGGTGAGCGCCGGGTACGCGGGCCTGGCCGGCGCGCTGTTCGCCATCACCGTCGGCTTCCTCGACCCGGGCGCGTTCAACCTGTGGGAGTCGGTCAAGCAGCTCACCATGGTGCTCTTCGGTGGGCTCGGCACGCTCGTCGGACCGCCGCTCGGCGCGGCGCTCCTCGTCCTCGCGCCGGAGTTCCTGACGCCGTTCCGTGAGCACTCGCTGCTCGTGTTCTACGTCGTACTCCTGCTTGTCCTGATCTTCCTGCGGGGCGGACTCGCCTCCGGGGTGAGCCGGACCGCCGCGTGGGTCCGGCGCCGCCGCTCCGGCGCGCCGCCCTCCGACGCCGTCGTCACCGACGCCGCGGTGACCGCGGCCCGCGACCGGCCGGCGCCGCCGGTGGAGCGGTCCGCGGAGGCCGGCAGCGCGGTGGGGGAGTCGATGCTGACTGCCGACGGGGTCACCGTGCGCTTCGGCGGGCTGATCGCGCTCGACGGCGTCGACCTGCGGGTGCGCGACGGCGAGATCAAGGGGCTGATCGGCCCGAACGGCGCCGGCAAGACGACGCTGTTCAACGTCCTGACCCGGGTCTATCCCGTGCACGCGGGGTCGGTCACCTTCGCCGGCCGCGACATGCTCCGGCTGCGCCCGCACCAGGTGGTCGGCGCCGGCCTGGCCCGCACGTTCCAGAACGTGGAGATGTTCCGCTCGATGACCGCGCTGGAGAACGTGCTCGTCGGCCGGCACCACCGCGACGCCTGCGGGCTGTGGCGGACCGGGCTGCGCCTGCCGTCCGCACGGGCGGAGGAGCGGCAGGCCCGCGACGCCGCGCGGGCGGCGCTGGCGACGCTGGGCCTGGAACGCTATGCGGACACCCCGGCCGAGAGCCTGCCGCTCGGCGTGCAGCGACGACTGGAGATCGCTCGGGCGATGGTCGCCGAGCCGCGGCTGCTCATGCTCGACGAACCGGCGTCCGGCCTCACCGCGGCCGAGGCGGCCGCGCTGATGGACGACGTGCGCCGGATCCGGGCCGCCGGGGTCACGGTGCTGCTGATCGAGCACAACATGCGGTTCGTCATGGGCCTCTCGGACTCGGTCACGGTGCTCGACCACGGCCGGGTCATCTTCGACGGCTCACCGCAGCGGGCGCAGAGCGACCCCGCGGTGGTGGCCGCCTATCTGGGCGAGGTGGAGTCATGACAGCGCTGCTCGAACTCGATCGCGTGACTCTCGGCTACGGCAAGATCGTCGTCGTCCACGAGTTGTCGCTGCGTCTGGACGCGGGGCGGATCGTCTCCGTCCTCGGCCCCAACGGCGCAGGCAAGACCACCACTGTCCGCGGCGTCGCCGGACTGCTGCCGTTGCGCGGCGGCGAGGTGCGGCTGGGCGGCAAGCGGGTCAGCGGCTTTCCGCCGCACCGCATCGTCGCCGAGCGGCTGGCCTACGTACCCCAGGGCCGCGAGCTGTTCGCGGACATGTCGGTGCGGGACAACCTGCGTCTCGGCGGCTTCACCATGCGCCGTCGTGACGTCCCGGCCCGGATGGAGGAGCTGTTCGAGTTCTTCCCACGGCTGCGCGAGCGGGCCGGGCAGACCGCGGGCAGCCTGTCCGGCGGCGAGCAGCAGATGCTGGCCATCGCGCGGGCGCTGATGCCCCGGCCGACAGTGCTGATGCTCGACGAACCGTCGGCCGGGCTGGCGCCGCGCACCATGCGGCACGTCTTCGACATCGTCGCCGACGTCGCGCGTTCGGAGGGCGCGGCCGTGCTGATCGCCGAGCAGAACGCGCACCAGGCGCTGCGCGTCACCGACCACGCCTACGTGCTGAACACCGGGGTGATCGAGGCGTCCGGCCCGCCGGCGGAACTGCTCGCCGACGACCGGATCCGGGCGGCCTACCTCGGTGAGGCCGTCGAAGGAGGGCCGGTCTGATGGTCGCGGTGGTGACCGGCGCGGCCGGGGCGATGGGCGGCGCCATCGCGGCGGAGCTGGGCGCCCGTGGGCACGCGGTGGTGCTGGCCGACATCTCCGGCCGCCGGCTCGCCGAGGCCGCGGACCGGTTGACAGCG
This genomic window contains:
- a CDS encoding SDR family NAD(P)-dependent oxidoreductase, translated to MTPLSGRVAVVTGASRGLGRQAALALAGAGAAVVAAGRDRAALDETCALVASVGPSALPVVCDVTDEEQVDALTRSALDRYGRIDVLVNNAGIASEHKALDLDVAEFRRVLETNVIGTFLPARAVAAHMRDRGGGAVVNIGSVMGRSGTSGLSHYGASKAAVFQLTRGWAVEWARYGIRVNCLALGYFPTGINRDRLAEEGVAERVLARVPARRFGDPAEIGPTVVHLASDASRYMTGQVVYLDGGMSAR
- a CDS encoding CaiB/BaiF CoA transferase family protein, yielding MTGPLTGVRVVELAGLGPAPYGVMLLADLGADVVRVDRAPADPADLGRLMAGCWRGRRSVAVNLKHDAGLRILLDLADSADVLVEGFRPGVAERLGFGPQVCLARNPRLVYARMTGWGQDGPLSTAAGHDLNFLAVAGLLHGMGRADAPPPPLPGYVGDFGGGGAFLAIGVLAALLDRRRTGLGQVVDASVLDGAASLGSFVYGLAGMGEWTDEREANLSDGGCPFYDTYQTADGGYVAVGALEPRFYAEMLHGVGLDPADWPQHDRTRWPALRSALTARFATSTRDEWAQRFAGRDACVSPVLRLAEAPNHPHNVARGVFEEAAGRWQPAPAPRLSRTPLSVGRPAPRIGEHTAEILTELGRTADDVARLRAIGTVGEN
- a CDS encoding ABC transporter substrate-binding protein — encoded protein: MRKSVTAIALLALALAGCTTTSSEGGGTQVSTQGVTDTEIYIQGFGPITGPASWVGLGNRDGFALAVKEINAAGGVHGRKIRFEFHDDAFQVAQAQQVARRIIQQDKPFMVYAGTGSTTFLAVADQLRQSGLPVYNGFSGSEAARKTPEVDNMFHGEAVSTKWVAPSMADMIADNLKATRVAILHEDGEWGRTLCAQVTTELQGKSGLQVVANETYPAAGNDFTGQLVAIRNANPQVVVNCGLFPAAKIILRQARELGLKAQFVGDAGQANATVWTGNEAAAEDWLFNWYEPQFLTDTTGAQGEFLQKYKAEYPSAPTGRPNHADNFSYTAAYLLKGALEKAGKDLTAEKFIEALAAVKDARPTPISPNVSCANERHECFVDLVWMRIQGGKAVPVDDAGLAQIAGKVSGS
- a CDS encoding branched-chain amino acid ABC transporter permease, giving the protein MTVIQLLVNSLTLGAIYALVALGLVLVFKSSDLVNFGAGDWVLAGAYIALALLTAGLPLYLVLILAPLGGALMGLVIDRAVFRRIMSASPWTFVVASLAVGGLLRELAVLRYQSNHFPFPPVLSRDPVEVLGVRITPQNLWVLGATVVVVIALLLFFRYTTYGRALEAVAQNRVGAQIVGINLSRALMVTWALAGAVSAVAAVLIAPSTDVSPEIGLLLVKGFVAAALGGLDSLEGAVMGGVAVAAIETFTQVYLNQAAVDVVVYGLLLVVMWVRPAGLLGRRVVRRV
- a CDS encoding ABC transporter permease subunit produces the protein MRNQTVGSTEKAPAATVPPPQTAGDGRLPRAARAVAWLLVGVVLLALPLLLPPFRTYLATVVLVYVIAVVGLNVVMGFSGQISISHAAFMGVGAYTTAVLMGRWELPFPLAALAGVLLATLLGYVVGLPALRIAGHYLALATLAFQLIVQSVIFNWESVTNGPRGIAVPPAVVGVFPLADRNLYYLVLVAALLSLLFVRNVVRSRVGRAWRAIRDKEIAASVFGVDVARFKTLAFGVSAGYAGLAGALFAITVGFLDPGAFNLWESVKQLTMVLFGGLGTLVGPPLGAALLVLAPEFLTPFREHSLLVFYVVLLLVLIFLRGGLASGVSRTAAWVRRRRSGAPPSDAVVTDAAVTAARDRPAPPVERSAEAGSAVGESMLTADGVTVRFGGLIALDGVDLRVRDGEIKGLIGPNGAGKTTLFNVLTRVYPVHAGSVTFAGRDMLRLRPHQVVGAGLARTFQNVEMFRSMTALENVLVGRHHRDACGLWRTGLRLPSARAEERQARDAARAALATLGLERYADTPAESLPLGVQRRLEIARAMVAEPRLLMLDEPASGLTAAEAAALMDDVRRIRAAGVTVLLIEHNMRFVMGLSDSVTVLDHGRVIFDGSPQRAQSDPAVVAAYLGEVES
- a CDS encoding ABC transporter ATP-binding protein, which translates into the protein MTALLELDRVTLGYGKIVVVHELSLRLDAGRIVSVLGPNGAGKTTTVRGVAGLLPLRGGEVRLGGKRVSGFPPHRIVAERLAYVPQGRELFADMSVRDNLRLGGFTMRRRDVPARMEELFEFFPRLRERAGQTAGSLSGGEQQMLAIARALMPRPTVLMLDEPSAGLAPRTMRHVFDIVADVARSEGAAVLIAEQNAHQALRVTDHAYVLNTGVIEASGPPAELLADDRIRAAYLGEAVEGGPV